The genomic DNA CCATTGAGAGAGCTTTATCAAAATCTTTACTTATTGAAAACGTTATGATTGTTGGACAAGATCAGAAATTTTTGGGAGCTATTATTGTACCTAATTTTGAATCACTTGAAAAGTGGTCAAATTCTAATGGAACAATCTTTTCTTCCAGAGATGATTTATTATCTAGTGAAGTTGTTAACAAACTTTATTCTAAATGTATTTCAGATATAGTTAATCCTAAGTCTGGTTTTAAGAATTTCGAGCGAATAGTGGGCTTTATTTTATTAAAAGATTCTTTTGTTATTGGTGAGGAGCTTACTAATACTCTTAAGCTTAAAAGATATTATATAATGGAAAAGTATCATAAAAAGATAATGTCAATATTTAGTAAGGATGATTTTGAATTAGTGTGATGTAGAGTGGTGAACTCTACATCTTTTTCATGTAAGGAATGTTTAGTAAATTCATGCAGTTTTTTATTGTTTGTAGAACGGCTTTGGATAAACTTATTCTTGAATTTGTGAGTTCAAGGTTATTTGTGTCTATTATTTTCGTCTCTTGGTAGTATGTGCTGAAGCTTTTTGCAAGTGAGTAAGAGTATTGAGTTATTAATGAAGGATTTAAGTCTTTTGACGCTTTAATTATATGTTCTTCAAATTCAGAAATAATCTTAATTAGTTCCCATTCTTTTTCCTGTTCCAATAAGTCTAGATTAGCACCTTCTCTGGGTAAGTTTAATGTGTTGTATTTTTCAAGTATGCTATTAATTCTTGCTCCTACATATTGAATGTATGGGCCAGAATTACCAATAAAAGATAAGCTTTCTTCTTTGTTAAATAAAATATCTTTGTGTATGGCTGTTTTTAGCAAATAGTAGTGAATAGCTCCTAGCGATATGTCTAGAGCAATTTTTTGCAAATCTTTTTCATCTGTATTTCTCTTTTTTATTTCTAGCATAGTTGAATTTACTAAATCATGAATCAAATTATCAGCATCAACCACATTGCCTTCTCTTGATTTCATTTTGCCTTCAGGTAAATTTACCATCCCATAAGATAGATGTATTAAATTATTTTCTTTTATAATACCTAATTTATCTGCAACAAAAAATAAAATTTTAAAGTGATGAATTTGCTCACTTCCAACAACATATATCATTTCATCAAAATTATATTCATTTTTTCTGGTTACTATATTTCCCAAATCTTGAGTAAGATAAATGGACGTTCCATTGGCTCGTAAGAGTACTTTCTCTTTAAATTTTTTATCTGCATTTTCATTTTCTTCTGTAGGTATGTTTATACATATAGCTCCATCTTCTCTTCTGTAACATAAACCGTCTTCTAATCCTTTAAGTACAACATCTCGTCCGATTTCAAATATTTCACTTTCAAGATAAATTTTATCAAATGTAATGTTTGTAAGATTATAAGTTTCTTTTATTCCTTCAATTGCCCATTTGTTAAGCTTTTCCCAAAGTTGAACTGTTTCTGGGTCTCCTTCTTCCCATTTACATAGTAATTTTTGTATTTCTTCTTCTGCTATGGCATTATCTTTTGCATATTCGTTATACTTTACATAGAAATCACCTATTAAATGGTCTCCTTTTTTACAAGAAAGCTCGGGGGTCGTATTGTTCCCAAATTTTTTGTAAGCAAGCATAGATTTGCAAATATGTACACCTCTATCATTTATTAGATTTATCTTTATTATTTGTCCACCGGCAGCTTTTAATATTCTTGATAAACTTTCTCCAATAATGTCATTTCTAAGGTGTCCTACGTGCAGTGGTTTAT from Borrelia turcica IST7 includes the following:
- the argS gene encoding arginine--tRNA ligase, with the translated sequence MISKIKKDLEDKISKTIKKLALTKNIKLDKVTTIIQKPPKSELGDLSILIFEFSKILGLSPSVIIEEIVKEIGSEYETKPMGPYLNIKLKRKEFIRDTINKVNEEKEKYGTNNFLKNKKIVIEFSAPNTNKPLHVGHLRNDIIGESLSRILKAAGGQIIKINLINDRGVHICKSMLAYKKFGNNTTPELSCKKGDHLIGDFYVKYNEYAKDNAIAEEEIQKLLCKWEEGDPETVQLWEKLNKWAIEGIKETYNLTNITFDKIYLESEIFEIGRDVVLKGLEDGLCYRREDGAICINIPTEENENADKKFKEKVLLRANGTSIYLTQDLGNIVTRKNEYNFDEMIYVVGSEQIHHFKILFFVADKLGIIKENNLIHLSYGMVNLPEGKMKSREGNVVDADNLIHDLVNSTMLEIKKRNTDEKDLQKIALDISLGAIHYYLLKTAIHKDILFNKEESLSFIGNSGPYIQYVGARINSILEKYNTLNLPREGANLDLLEQEKEWELIKIISEFEEHIIKASKDLNPSLITQYSYSLAKSFSTYYQETKIIDTNNLELTNSRISLSKAVLQTIKNCMNLLNIPYMKKM